AGTCGCCTACTCTCTGTTCAATCTGCAGGATCGCGGTATTTTGTTTGTTGCCCCGGGAACCAAGGTGTATGAGGGCATGATCATCGGCCAACACGCCAAGGAAAACGACCTGGTGGTCAATGCCAATAAAGGTAAGAAGCTCACCAATGTCCGGGCATCAGGCAGTGACGACGCCATTCGTCTGACACCGCCGAATATTCTCAGTCTGGAGCAGGCACTGGAATACATTGCCGACGATGAGTTGGTGGAAGTCACGCCGGAATCGATCCGACTGAGAAAGAAAATCCTCGACGCTAACGAGCGGAAAAAGTCCGAAAAAAAGAAATAAACACAACAACGGGCAGCTTTTCACGAAGCTGCCCGTTGTTTTATGCGGCCTTTATTTCGTCACACTCTACGAACACCCTATCGCGCCAATTGGCTCAATAGGCAGACGCACCGTGATACACGTTCCCTGCCCCGGCACACTCTGAACCTCAATCGTCCCGCTGTGGGCCTCGACAATATTCTTGACGATCGACATCCCCAGCCCCAAGCCACCAGGCGCGGTATCTGAGGAATCCACCCGATAAAATTTATCAAAAACCCGTTCCACCTGCTTCGGCGTCATGCCGATGCCATGGTCCTCAACCTCGATGACATAGACATCATCGTCACGGTGACCACGAACAAAAACCTGGCACGACTCCGATGAAAACTTCACGGCATTGCTGAGCAGATTATCCATCACCTGCTCAAGTTTTTTTTCATCCGCCCACAGCACAACCTCCTCGCTGTCGAGTTCGAGGGCCACGGTAAAATCCTGACGGTATTGATAGCCCCCCACGGCACGGCACAACAGGCTGTTAATATCACACGAGGCCCGTGACAACGCAATTAAACACCCGGAGTGAACACGGCTTAAATCAAGCAGATCAGCAACAATCCCTTCGAGGCGACAGGCTTTTTCATAAATGGTTGTCAACACCCGATTCTGTTCTTTGGGTTCAATCACATTGAATTCTTCCGGATGGAGCAACAACTCGGTGTAGCCCATCACTGCGGTCAACGGTGTACGCAACTCATGGGCTGCAGTGCTGATAAATTCATTTTTCATCCGGTCAAGCTCTCGCTCGCGGGTGACATCGCGAACAATGGTGATGGTACGGCTGCGGTTGCCGTGCTGAGCTTGCACCACAGCAGTCCGCGCCTGAATGGTACGCCCCTGTTGTTCGCCAACCCCTTCCACCACCCATTCCACAGCGCCGCAATCATCCCCCTGCTCAAAAACCCGCGACAGATAGCGACTCGATTCCGGAGACGCCAGCACCGTATCGATGGCCTGCAGATAGGATTGATCAAGGCTGGTTCCCAATAACTGTTCCGCGGCGCGATTCATCAAAATGACCCGATTATCCCGATTGGCGACGATCAGGCCGTCAGCCACGGACTTGAGAATGGCATCCACATTGTCGCGGCTGATCTCGGCTTCAAACAGAGCACGTTGCAATTGGGCGGTGCGCTGCTGGACCTGGCGTTTGAGCAGGCGGTTCCAGGCAAACACCCAGACCATAACAACCAGTGCGCCGATCACCAGAGCGGCCAGAATCAACCACATCCGGCGGCTGATCGGGTGCTGCTGGGGCAGTGGCTGAACCCAGGAGCGGATCAAGGACTGGCGCTGCTGCGCATCAATCGTATCAAGAGCTTTTTGCAGGATGGAGCGCAATTGCGGCCAGTCTTTACGCACAGCAAAAGCCCACCGGTAAATTTCTCCGGTTTCGCC
The Desulfuromonas acetoxidans DSM 684 DNA segment above includes these coding regions:
- a CDS encoding ATP-binding protein; this encodes MKRWLVWIIAGWCVLVVSVATSTAAAATAVDSLMTPLTDEEKAWLAEHPTILLAPDPDFAPVEFFDRQGVYRGIAADFIAVLERRLGIHFQRVQKDNWPQILDGIRNQQLDMLGAVVQTPQRNEYLHFTEPFLQFPGVIVAHKSVTQTYTLADLRGKTVALVEGYTGHELLSRDYPEIMLDVVPDTATGLRKVAFGRVDVFVGNLGTAAYALEREGITNLHVVGETGEIYRWAFAVRKDWPQLRSILQKALDTIDAQQRQSLIRSWVQPLPQQHPISRRMWLILAALVIGALVVMVWVFAWNRLLKRQVQQRTAQLQRALFEAEISRDNVDAILKSVADGLIVANRDNRVILMNRAAEQLLGTSLDQSYLQAIDTVLASPESSRYLSRVFEQGDDCGAVEWVVEGVGEQQGRTIQARTAVVQAQHGNRSRTITIVRDVTRERELDRMKNEFISTAAHELRTPLTAVMGYTELLLHPEEFNVIEPKEQNRVLTTIYEKACRLEGIVADLLDLSRVHSGCLIALSRASCDINSLLCRAVGGYQYRQDFTVALELDSEEVVLWADEKKLEQVMDNLLSNAVKFSSESCQVFVRGHRDDDVYVIEVEDHGIGMTPKQVERVFDKFYRVDSSDTAPGGLGLGMSIVKNIVEAHSGTIEVQSVPGQGTCITVRLPIEPIGAIGCS